ATGCGCAGTCATGAAGGCTCTGTAAAGGCCTACATAATGGCTTCTTCTGTTGCAAATAAAGGTGTGAGTTTGCAGTATTAAAGATCCCATCTTGTCCATTTTCTTATCTGCTCTATTCTATCGGTGGTATTCAGAGCAAGGTTAGATCCCGAAAAAAACTATGAGAAAGAGAGTTTACCCAAAAACAATTCTCTATATGGCTTCAGAGAACAATTTTGTGCAGGCAGTTATTCCCCGTTTTGATGGCCATTATGACCATTGGAGTATGCTGATGGAGAATTTCTTATGGTCAAAAGAGTATTGGCTAATTGTTGAAGACGGCATTAAAGCGCTAGTAATAGGCGAAACTTTGACGGATGCTCAAAAGACTGAGTTCGAAGCAAGAAAGCTGAAAGATTTAAAGGCAAAAAATTATCTCTTTCAGGCTATTGAGCGTCCCATCTTGGAAACCATTCTTTGCAAAGAAACTTCCAAAGATATATGGGATTCcatgaagaaaaagtatcaaGGCTCTACAAGAGTAAAGCGAGCACAACTTCAAGCCTTGAGGAGGAACTTCGAAACCTTGCAGATGAAGGAAGGAGAATCTGTCACCAACTACTGTGCTAGAACCATGGAGATATGCAACAAGATGCGATTCCATGGTGAGAACATGGGCGGCGTCATAATAGTGGAAAAGATATTGCACTCTCTGACGCCAAAGTATGATTATGTCGTTTGCTCCATTGAGGAGTCAAAAGACATAGATGCATTATCACTTGACGAATTGCAGAGCTCCTTATTGGTGCATGAGCAGAAAATGAACCGTAGTTCAAATTCTGATGAACAAGCTTTGAAGGCTTCTACTTTTATTTCTTCTTCCAGTTCTAGAGGAATGGGTAGagatagaggtcgaggcagaggaaGAGGAGATCGTGGAGGTAGAGATTCCAGCAGGAATTTCAAAGCAAATAATGACCAATCTCAAGGCAAAGGCAGAGGTCGAGATAATGATAAATCCAAGGTAGAATGCTATAAATGTCATAAATGTTATACTAGGCTACATAATGACAAAGAAAAGGAAGAGAAATCCAATTACGCGGAGAACAAGGGGAGACCTTGTTGATGGCAATTCAAGTAGAGAAGGAACTCGAGCAAGATGTTTGGAATTTTGACACAGGCTGCACTAATCACATGATTGGAAGTAAGTCTTGCTTTTAAATGAAGGTATCCGTTCTAAAGTTAGTTTGGTGATTGTTCTATTGTGCATGCAACGGGAAAATGTGACATCAAGATTAAAACCAAGAATGGTTTTGTGAAAACAATCTCTAATGTGTTATATGTTCCTGACTTGAAAAGCAACTTACTGAGTGTTGGTCAGTTGCAAGAGATAAGTTATGTCATTACTATTAAGAAGGGTGAGTGTGAAATTTATGACCCTGTGGGAGGAGCTATTGCAATAATTCAAATGAGTTCAAATAGATTATTTCCCATAAAGATTGATAGTATTCAATCTTGTTTGATGACGGAAGTGAAGGATTCCTCATGGATGTGGCATTTTCGTTATGGTCATTTGAGTTTTGAAGGATTAAAGGCACTTCAGCAGAAGAACATGGTCACGGGTCTTCCTCAAATTACTGCTCATTCTCAAATTTATGAAGAATGTGTTGTTGGCAAACAACACCGATCTCAGTTCCCGAAAGGCAAATCATGACGAGCAAATCATGTTTTGGAGTTGGTTCACTCTGACATTTATGGGCCATTAAGACCAATCTCTAATGGAGGCAAAGGGTATTTTATTACCTTTAGACGATTATTCCCGAAAGACCTGGACATACTTTTTGCAAGAAAAATCAGAAGCTTTTAATGTATTTAGAAGCTTCAAAGCTCATGTGGAGAATGAGACACGAAGGACAATTAAGAGCCTCCGAACTAATCGTGGAGGGCTCTAAGGCATTTGAAGAATTTTGTGGGACTCATGGGCATTCGAAAAGAGCTCACAACGGCATATACACCGCAACAAAATGGTGTATCGTAAAGGAAGAATAAAACCATTCTCAGCATGGTTCGAAGCTTGCTGGCTC
This Nicotiana tomentosiformis unplaced genomic scaffold, ASM39032v3 Un00115, whole genome shotgun sequence DNA region includes the following protein-coding sequences:
- the LOC117275317 gene encoding uncharacterized protein, coding for MRKRVYPKTILYMASENNFVQAVIPRFDGHYDHWSMLMENFLWSKEYWLIVEDGIKALVIGETLTDAQKTEFEARKLKDLKAKNYLFQAIERPILETILCKETSKDIWDSMKKKYQGSTRVKRAQLQALRRNFETLQMKEGESVTNYCARTMEICNKMRFHGENMGGVIIVEKILHSLTPKYDYVVCSIEESKDIDALSLDELQSSLLVHEQKMNRSSNSDEQALKASTFISSSSSRGMGRDRGRGRGRGDRGGRDSSRNFKANNDQSQGKGRGRDNDKSKVECYKCHKCYTRLHNDKEKEEKSNYAENKGRPC